The segment TTTTCATCCACCGGCGTGCCGGGGAAGGTCTCAATCATCTTCGCAAAGCGGGAATTGTAGGTGCGGGTAAAGCTCTCCCAGCCTTCCTCATCCAGCACATTGAGTGCTACGAGCTCCAAATCCTCCAACCGCAGCCCCTCACGATGCGTGAGGTAGATCCGCAGTCGATAAGGCGACTGACTCTCGAAGTCGAAAACGCTCATGCGGATGCCATCCCGCTCGACACTGCCTTCCTTCTGCGGATTCACGCTGGCGATCTCTTTGGGCCATCCGCCGAAGACTTTTTCACTCAGCGCCTTTTTCCAGCCATCGCTCAGTTTGGTGAAATCCGCCTCATTCGTCGGCATATCGGGCGTTTTGGCCATCGGGACGAAAATCTCGTCCGCCGTCGTGTTTTTCTCATCCTTCGGGATCTCGGTCAAAACGCGTAAATCGGCCTTCGTGAGCGATTTCGGGGCTCCATCGAGGATCTGCATCGGATCTGCCCCTTTGAGATGACGCTCGAACCAGTGAAAAGCCCCCATATTGATCGTCTGGTAATCTTTATGCGGTCCTTCGCCCACTTGCAGGCCCAGCTTGGCCTCTGCACCCAGCAGCTCATACACACGGCGCACATCGCTGAAGATGCGGAACACGCCATCGATCGGAAAAATCGTATCCTTATCCGTATTCACGACCAGCAATGCCCGCGGAGCCGCCAGAGCCACGAGACGTGAGAAATCCCAGCGATACGTGTTCACGAAGAACATGCAGTCGCAGTGCCCCTCCACACAGCCGTCGATGACTTGATTCTGCAAATCGGTCACGCCGGCCGTCGGCGCACTCGCCTTGATCCGCTCATCCAGCGCGGTGATCCACCATGAATAGGCACCGCCGCCGCTGCGGCCCGTCACGCCAAAGCGGGTCTTGTCCACCTCTGGGCGAGTCTCTAGATAATCCAGTGCACGGATGCAGCTCCAGGCCTCCAGCCCCGCAGGCGTGTATCCGCGTGAATACCACCACCAGCGGCCCTTGCTATAGGTGCCGTGATGCTCACCACGGATCTCACCGAGCTGCACCGTGTCGATGATCAGGCAGGCGTAGCCATGCTTCGCGAACCACACGCCATGATGCTCGTAGCCCGTCTTGTTCCCCAGGCTGATGCCGTTCTCCATCACGTTCGCATGGCCACAGACATAGAGGATCGTCGGCAGCGGCTTCTCCACCTTGGCCGACAGATAGAGATTCGCTGTCACATACAGCCCCGGCATCGACTGAAAGTGCATCTTTTCCACCACAAAGCCCTCGCCTTTCAGCTCACCAGTCTTCACGGCCTTCAGTTCCGTCTTTTCCGGCATCGGATCGAGCCCCAGCATCTCGGCCAATTGGCGGCGATACTCAGGAGCCTTCGCCTTCCAGTCCTCCGCACTCTGGATCGCGCTCAGGCCACCACTTTCGGCCAATGTGCGTGCCTCTCCCGCGAAATAGCGGTCCAGCAGCTTATTCCCCGGCGTTTCCGGTGTTTTTTCAGGATAGGGCGACTTCGCAGCAGCCACCGAGGCGACAAAAAGAGAGAGCAATAAAAAGCGCATGCCTCCAGGAAACGCCCACCCCTCCCCCGATCTGGCATTTCTCCGCACTGGGGCAAAACGCACTCCCTCCGCGCATCCATGATACTGTTCACGCCCGTCCGCTGCTTGACTCCCCCTGCCCCATCTGCCATCTCCGCCTTTCCACCATCACTTCGCAGAATTCCAACCGCTGAAATCACTCCATGGCCGCCCCTGCCCCCGCTCATAACTACACGGAAGACAGCATCAAATCCCTCGACTGGCGTGAGCACATCCGCCTCCGCCCCGGCATGTACATCGGCAAGCTCGGGGATGGCTCCCTGCCCGAGGATGGCATCTACGTCCTGCTCAAAGAAGTCATCGACAACTGCATCGACGAGCACGTCATGGGCTTCGGCAACACCATCGATATCGAGATCGCCGAGGACCAGCTCGTCACCGTGCGTGACTACGGACGCGGCATCCCCCTGGGCAAGCTGCTCGAATGCGCCGCGCAGATCAACACCGGTGCCAAATATGATAGCGAGGCCTTCAAGCGCTCCGTCGGCCTCAACGGCGTCGGTATCAAAGCCGTCAATGCCCTCTCCGAGTTCTTTGAAATCCAGGCCGTGCGCGAAAACCAGACCCGCAGCATCGAATTCAGCCAGGGACTCGTCCAATACGACATGGGCAAGCCCAAGCCCTGCACCGAGCCCAATGGCACCCGCATCTCCTTCCGCGCCGATGCAGAGACCTTTGCCGAGGACACCCACTACCGCGTCGATTTCGTCCGTGAGATGCTCCGCTTCTACGCATGGCTCAATCCCGGCCTCACCCTCGTCCTGCGCACCCATGCCGGAGAAGAGAAGTTCAAGTCCAAGGACGGCCTCATGGACCTCATCCGCACGAAGCTGACTGAGCAGCCGCAGTATCCCATCATCCACATCGCCGGCAAAGACGTCGAAATCGCCTTCACCCACGGCACCGGCTACGGCGAGGAGTACTACAGCTTCGTCAATGGCCAAAACACCACCCAGGGCGGCACCCACATCGCCGCCTTCCGTGAAGCCATCGTCCAGGAGTGCCGCGAGTTCTTCAAAAAGCAGTTCGAGCCCGCCGATGTGCGCGGCAGCATCGTCGCCGCCATCAGCGTGAAGGTGCAGGAGCCCGTCTTTGAGTCCCAGACCAAGACCAAGCTCGGCTCCACCCACATGGAGCCCAATGGGCGCAACCTCCGCACCCACATCCTCAACACCGTCGTCACCCAGCTCGATAACTTCCTCCACAAACACGCCGACGTCGCCAAAGCACTCCAGGAAAAGATCAACGCCAACGAAAAGGAGCGCAAAGAAATCAGCGGCATCCAGAAAGCCGCCCGCGAAAACGCCCGCAAGGCCAAGGTCTGCAACAAGAAGCTCCGCGACTGCCGCGTCCACTTTGACACCAAAGACAAGCGCCGTGACGACAGCACCCTCTTCATCACCGAGGGTGATAGCGCCTCCGGCAGCATCACCAAAAGCCGCGACGTCGAAACGCAGGGCGTCTTCTCCCTCCGTGGCAAGCCCCTCAACTGCTACGGCCTCACACGCAAAGTCGTGTATGAGAACGAGGAGTTCTACCTCCTCGCCAATGCCCTCCAGATTGAGGAGGACCTCGAAGAGCTCCGCTACAACCGCATCGTGCTCGCCACCGATGCCGACGTGGACGGCATGCACATCCGCCTGCTGATGATCACCTTCTTTTTGCAGTTCTTCCCCGAGCTCGTCCGCAAAGGCCACCTCTACATCCTTCAGACGCCGCTCTTCCGCGTGCGGAACAAAAAAGACACCTTCTACTGCTACAGCGACGAGGAGCGCCAACGCGCCATCCACCTCTGCGGCAAAAACGCCGAAATCACCCGCTTCAAAGGCCTCGGAGAGATCAGCCCCGACGAGTTCAAGCACTTCATCGGCCCCCACATGCGTCTGGAGCCCGTCACCATCCGCGACCACGCCCTCGATGAGCAGGGCAACCCCATCCCCAGCGAGCACAAGACCGTCAAAGAGATGCTCACCTTCTACATGGGCAAAAACACCCCCGAACGCCAAGTGTACATCGTGGACAACCTCCGCATCGAAAAAGACCTCGAATTCAACGACAAAGGCGAACTCCAAGCCACCGAATTCAAACTCGCCGCCTAGGCGAGGAAGGGTAATTTGTCGGTTCGCCGTTCGCCGTTCGCCGTTCGCCGTTCGCCGTTCGCAGGGCGCGGTGGCGCGGTGGCGCGGTGGCGCGGTGGCGCGGTCAGGACATGGGTAACACATGGAGCTGGAGGGTTACGGTTTTAGTTCAGGGGTAAGGGGTGAGCAATAGGGGGATTACGCTGCTTGTTGGGTAATCGCAGACTCAGGGGGGGACGTTCCTTGGTTCGGCTACGCCTCACCCAGGAACGTCCCCCCCTGAGTCTGCGATACGCTCGGTTGACTGGCCCGCGCTGCTTGTGCGCCGGTCTTCTCGGTTTTCTGCTCGCTGGGCTGCTCAATGGCTTGGAAGCTCTCTGTGCGCTCGTCCATGTGCCCCAGCAGCACTTTGGCGTAGTACACTTCGAGCCTTCCGTCGCTGCGCGTTTTGAGTCCCACATACCGCTCTCTCAGGGCCATGCTCACCAGGTAGCTCACCATGCCGTATTTGATTTTCCCGGTGCTGGCCACTTTGCGTGTCTCCATGCCTTCATATTCGATCTCTGGCTCGGGTTGCTCCCACTTGCGGGCGGATTTCTCATAGACCTCGGCGGGGCGTTTCAGGCCCAGCGCTTCGTGCGGACGCTGCGTGTTGAACTCCTCGCGCCACACGTCAAAAATGGCCTGCCTCTGTGCCGGATCGCTCACAGCCCGGCTGCTGGAGAGCTCTTGGATCTCGCGTGCGATGTCCTTGTGCAGCCGCTCGTGTGCTCCGTTGTCCTGCGGACAGCCAGGACGTGAGCGCTCCAGCTCGATGCCCAGCGCCAGCCACCATGCCGAGAGCCTTGAGAGTCCCAACAGGCCGTTGGCGCTGGCAAAAGGTGGGCCGTTGTCGCTGCGAATGGCTTGTGGCATTCCATAGTTGGCAAAGAGCTCGGCAAAGATGTCCCGCACCGTCTCGGTGCGCCCATTGGGCAGGTGGCGCAATTCGAGCACAAAACGGCTAAACTCGTCGCGCACGGTGAGCGGATTGCTGCGCCCCGCACCGTCATTCCACCAGCCTTTGAAGTCCACGCTCCACACTTCGTTGCAGGCGCTGGCACGGCGTCCGTGGGCAATGCGCCCGCCTGGCATCTTCGAGGGTCTTTTGAGCCGCTCGTGACTCAGGCCGCAGCGGCGCAGCACCCGCTTGAAGCTGCTCTCGCTGGGTGCGCTGCCCCAACTGCGCTCGTAGATGTCGCGCAGCTTGCGCGCACCCCAGAAGCGGTGCGCGTTGTGCAGGCTCACGATGCGGAATATCTCCTCCTCATCCAGCGCCTTGGGACTGCTTTGTGGCCGCCGGCTGGCGTCGCTGAGTCCGGCCCGGCCTTCCGCCAGGAAGTTCTTTTTCCATTTGTAGCCGGTTTTCGCGCTGATGCCGAACTCGCGGCAGAGGCAGCGAAAGTTGTCTGTCTGAAGCGCACGAAGCGCGAATTGAGTTCTCTGGTTCATGATGTCGGTGGTGTGCCAAGGCATCCATTAGCCTGCTGCCCCAAGGGACAGAGCGTTACCCATGTCCTGAACCATTTGTGTTACCTATGTCCTGAACCCGCACCCAGTTCCCTGTTCGCAGTTGGGCGGGAACGGAGAGGCAACCACGGATAGGACGGATAAGTCGGATTCCACCGATGCACCGGACTGTAGCCGAGCTGTTGGCTCAATTGCCTTCATCCGTCACATCCGTGGTTCTCTCTCCTCTCTCCTCTATCCTCTTCCCTCTAACTTCTCACCTCTAACTTCTCACTTCTAACTTCTCACTTCTCACTTCTCACTTCTGCCTCCCCTCACCCTCCGATGGCGATCATGCGGCGGTTCGGCTGGTAATTATGGCGGAAGTCGTGCTCCTTCGGTTTGCGGGCGACGACGTTTTCAAAGAGCGCGGTGAGCTCGGCATCGCTGCAATGCGCACGGAGCGCGGTGCGCAGGTCGAATTCCAGGTAGCTGCCCAGGCAGGGGCGTAGCTTGCCATCGCTGGTGAGGCGGAGCTTGTTGCAGCTCTCGCAGAAGTGCAGGTTCGTCATCGCGCCGATGAAACCGATGCGCTGATCGCGACCAGGCACTTCATAATAGGTGGCGGGGCCGTTCGTTTTGAAGTCGGGCAGCGCCTTGAGAGCGCCGTAGTGCTTTTCCACGAGCTTCAGCGCCGTGCCGGTAGCGAGGAAGTTTTCGTCGCTGAGCATGTCCTGGGTGCTCACGGGCATGAGCTCGATGAAGCGCAGCAAAACGCCCTTTTGCGCGGCGAAGTCGATCAGCGCGGGCAGCTCGGCCTCGGTCTGGTTTTTGATGAGCACGCAGTTCAGTCGGATGCTGGCAAACCCGGCGTCCAAAGCCGCGTCGATGCCCGCGAGCACGTTGCTGAGCAAATCGCGACCCGTGCTGCGGCGGTAGCTGGCGGCATCGAGTGAGTCGAGCGAGATGTTCGCGCTGCGCACACCGGCGCGGACGAGTTTTTCGGCCATGGAGCCTACGGCATCGCTCTTGGCGAGCAGCGTGCCGTTCGTCGAGATGCCGAGATCACCGATGCCGGGCACGCGGGCGACTTCGGCACAAAACGCCTCGATCCCAGGCCGTGTGAGCGGCTCCCCACCCGTGACGCGGATTTTATGAATGCCGAGCGTGGCCCCGACGCGGATCACGCGGAGCAGTTCTTCATAAGAGAGCACCTCGTCCTTCGGGAACCAGGCCTGTTCCTCCTCCGGCATGCAGTAGCGGCATCTCTCATTGCACCGGTCGGTGACAGAGACGCGTAAGTAGCTGATGTGATGGCCGTGGGTGTCGAGCAAAGGGGGGAAAGAGTTCGCGGTTCTCGGTTCGCGGTTCCCAGTTGTCAAACGGCAAGGCGGCGGCGGAATCGTGATTGACGCCGCGCCGGGCGATTTGGTAGCGTCCGGGCCGTCATGAAAAACATCCTTATTCCATTGGTGTGTCTGTTGATCGGTCTCGGTGCGGGCTATGGGCTGCGCACGAATCAGGCGGAGTCTGCTACAGCGGAGACGGTAGCGAAGAAGACTGAATCCTCCACTGAGCGTGCGAAGGTGGGTGCTTCCGCATCGAGTATGGCAGCTCCGAGGAGGTCAGTGGCGCAGTTGGGGGATTGGGTGAGTGATTTTCTGGAGGATTATGATTCGAGGGCTGCTCAGAAGGAGGCGGCTAACATGAGCGAGGAGGAGCTGAAGTCGGCTCTCTCTTTGCTAGTGACAAAGCCGCGCAGCAGCACACGCGACTCGCTGCGTGCGATATTGTATCAGGCGTGGGCGCAGAAGGACATGCAGGCGGCATGGAAGGCGGCGCTGGCGGACCCGCTGGATACTCGCGGGACGCTCACCGGGGCGGTGGCGGGTGTTTTGGCGAAGACGAATCCCAAAGCGGCACTCGAACTCGTGCAGACGATGGGGATCGGTGGGCGGCGGTCTGGTGCGCAGAGTGCGGTAATGTCTGCCTGGAGCAAAAAAGACGTGGTGGAGGCGATTGAGTATGCGTTGCAGCACCCGGAGATACTGGGGTATTACTCATCTACCTCGTTCTCGTTCGCGACGGACTTGTCGAAGTTGGCGCAGAAGGAGCCTGTCCGGGCGGCGGCTCTGGCCATGCGGTTCGCGGACGGATCTCGCCGCACCAGTCTGCTCGGTCCGCTGATGGATGGCTGGATCGAGCGTGATGCAAAGGCTGCCTTTGATTGGGCGCTGGAGCAGACGAACCCCAAGCTGAGGCAGGAGGCCGTGGCGGCAGCAGTCGGCGCCTGGTCCAAGACGGACCCAAAAGCAGCGCTGGAGTATGTGCAGAGCATTCCAGACAACGATGTGCGTCAGCAGTCCTTCAAGGCCGCATGGTCGGATTGGTTCAAATACGATCCACTGGCTGCGGCGGATCACTTGAATGGCATCAAGGATGAAAAGATGCTGGAAGAAGTGAGGTTCGATTTCTCTTTCAACACGGATGGCTACACCGCCGAGGAGCGTGGTCAGGTGCTAGCGAAGCTGCCGGAGGGGACCTTCAAAACGAAGGTAATGGATACCATGAGCGATAGTCTGATCCGCAAGGGCAACTACGCGGCGGCGATTGATCTGCTGGAGGTGCTTCCAGATTCTACTGGTCGAGATCGGAGTGTGTCCAAACTGAGTGCTGAATGGGCGAAGAACGATCCTGCGGCGGTGAAAGAGTGGCTGAGTAAGCTCCCAGACTCGACGGATCGTGATCTGGGCATCGTCGGCTATGCACGCATGCTGGCTCGCAGTGATCCTTCGGCAGCGATCGCTGAGGTCAACGCGATCCCCGACACGACTCTGCGCAGCTCTGCTCTCAGCAACATCGCGGTGGTCTGGCTGCGCACGGATGAGGCCGCCGCGAGAGCCTGGATGAGCACCCAGAAGGGCATCTCCAGCACGGATCTGCGCATGATTGAGATGATGGCAAAGCTGGGCGGCGGCAGCAGCATGCTCGATCACCTCTCCATGCCACTGCGAGTGGGGCAGCGGCGGTGAGGGAGCGCCTTCATCTTTCCGACCGCTCCCTGAGCCGCTGGCCAGCGAATGAAAACCCTCCTGGCAGCCCAAACTGCGCCAGCAGGGTCGCCATCTTGCTCCGCAAGAGGAGCCCGAGGCTCTCGCTAGGCTTCGCTTCGTCATGATTTGTGAATTCATGAGACGAAGATGGGGGATTTAAACCGCTTATATGACGCTCATTGAACGCTGATATTTGGTTTGGGATTAGCGTCGGGTCAGCGTCAAATGAGCGGTTAAAAAATCACCAAACCTTAGGACGCGAGGCATATCTCCCACCCTGTCCGTCATGCGTGCCTCTCTCTTGCTCGCGGACGCTGCGAGCTCCTCTCGCGGAGCGAGAGGGCTACTTTGCTTCGCCGGTTCGTGGCCTGGAGCAACTGCGGTGCGAGGTTGTGGAGGTCGCGGACGGCGTCGGTCAGCGGCGGCAGGGCTTACGCATGCAATCGGGAACTGCATCTAGAGGCTCTTCATTTTCCAGCCGGTTCAGGGAGGCCAGCAGATTCCTTTTGAAACCAATCTGTTGGCCTCCCTGAATCTGCTGGAGATCATCTGTTCTCTGTCTTGAGATGGAGCGTCGAGTTTGGGTGCGTAAGCGCTACAGCGGCATTGAGGCAAAGCCGCACTCAGACCAGCGTGACCGCGCAGGGGGCGGCCTCGCCGGCGTCGTTGGCGGCGGTGATTTGGAATGCTGGGGCGGGAAGGTCGGGGGGGAGGTCCTGCAAGAGGATCTCCAGGCTGTGAACGGTTTGCAGATGCTCCCAGGAGTCGGCACCCGGTCGCCGCATCTGCACGCGGTAGCGGCGGGCATGGCGGGCGCGTTCCCAGGTGAGCAGCCAGGCTCCGGTGGGCAGTTTTCGGCCTTCGCGGCGGGTACGGGATCGGGCGCGGTGAGCTTTGCGGGCTCGTTCAGGCCAAAGAGTCGCCAGCGTGCATCATCCTCGGCCAGCAGCACATGCAGCTCGCTGATCACGCTGCGATAGCGGGTGCGCAGGTGCTCCAGCGCCTCGTCCTTCGCCTGCACGGCGGCAGCCAGACCGATCTCGGTGCGGAGCACCTCCCGGCGGGCGGCACGCAGCGCCTCATGGGCGGCGGCGCAGGCGGCAGCGGTGGCCTGCATGTCCGCGCTTTCCAGCTCTGGCTTCGCGCCGAACCAGCCCGCCAGTCGAGTGAGCAGCCCGGCCCGCTTGTCCTGGCTCTCCGGCACCTGCGTGCTGCTGTCGGGGAAACCCGCCGCGTCCCAATTCACGTTGAAGGTGGGGCCGTAAAACATCACCAGCCGCAGGCGGCAGCGCCCCAGCGTGCGTTTGGACTCCGCATCGGCTTCCAGAAAGGTCCGCCGCGCCGCCCCACGCTCCGCCTTCCAGCGGCCCGCCTCCGCCTGGGTGTCCTGGGCCTGTTTCACGGCTGCCTCCATCACCGGACCCGTGTTGATCTTGAGGCCCATGGCATCGCCATGCGCCGCGCAAGCCCGCGCCATGTCCATCAGAGCCGCCAGGAGCTCGGAGGGGTTTGTTGGGGTCGGGTTTGCGGCCATGGGTCGTCTTGGGTTTGGTCATCTTCCTCTTACTCTTCCTCCTACTCCTCCTCCCGGCTGCAGCGCCTCCCGAACGGGAGGAAGAGGAGGAGTAAGAGGAGGAGGAGGATTGCGATGCGCCGCAAAGGCCCGCGCCATGTCCATCAGAGCCGCCAGAAGTTCGGAGGGGTTTGTGGGTGTAGGGTTTGCTGCCATAAGGGCTTGGGGGATAAAAAATCTTCCTCTTACTCCTACTCCGCCTCCTCCTCCCGGGTGCAGCGCCGCCCGAACGGGAGGAAGAGGAGGAGTAAGAGGAAGAGGAGGATTGCCATGCGCCGCCCTGGAGTCATGGGAAGAGGCAATAAAGGACCTGTTTGGGCATCAAGGACCTCCGGCAGCTCCAAACCACTCTACTCCCTTCCCTCCGCCCTTTCAAGCTCCACTCACCGAGCGTCGCTGAGGAGGTCCCGAGACTCGGTGGACGCGAAAAACCTTCCCGCCAGACCCTCCGCCGCCTTCCCGGCCTGCAAACGCTTCTGCGGCTCCCCTGGCCGAGCCTCCCTTCCGCCTCAACGACCGTCGCTGAGGAGCCCCTGAGCCTCCGGCGGCACGAAACGGCTCCTTTTCCGACCGAGCCGGGATTCGATGCCCACTCACCGACGGTCGTTTTGTTCTCCCCGAGCCT is part of the Verrucomicrobiaceae bacterium genome and harbors:
- the moaA gene encoding GTP 3',8-cyclase MoaA is translated as MLDTHGHHISYLRVSVTDRCNERCRYCMPEEEQAWFPKDEVLSYEELLRVIRVGATLGIHKIRVTGGEPLTRPGIEAFCAEVARVPGIGDLGISTNGTLLAKSDAVGSMAEKLVRAGVRSANISLDSLDAASYRRSTGRDLLSNVLAGIDAALDAGFASIRLNCVLIKNQTEAELPALIDFAAQKGVLLRFIELMPVSTQDMLSDENFLATGTALKLVEKHYGALKALPDFKTNGPATYYEVPGRDQRIGFIGAMTNLHFCESCNKLRLTSDGKLRPCLGSYLEFDLRTALRAHCSDAELTALFENVVARKPKEHDFRHNYQPNRRMIAIGG
- a CDS encoding transposase, producing the protein MNQRTQFALRALQTDNFRCLCREFGISAKTGYKWKKNFLAEGRAGLSDASRRPQSSPKALDEEEIFRIVSLHNAHRFWGARKLRDIYERSWGSAPSESSFKRVLRRCGLSHERLKRPSKMPGGRIAHGRRASACNEVWSVDFKGWWNDGAGRSNPLTVRDEFSRFVLELRHLPNGRTETVRDIFAELFANYGMPQAIRSDNGPPFASANGLLGLSRLSAWWLALGIELERSRPGCPQDNGAHERLHKDIAREIQELSSSRAVSDPAQRQAIFDVWREEFNTQRPHEALGLKRPAEVYEKSARKWEQPEPEIEYEGMETRKVASTGKIKYGMVSYLVSMALRERYVGLKTRSDGRLEVYYAKVLLGHMDERTESFQAIEQPSEQKTEKTGAQAARASQPSVSQTQGGTFLGEA
- a CDS encoding acetylxylan esterase gives rise to the protein MRFLLLSLFVASVAAAKSPYPEKTPETPGNKLLDRYFAGEARTLAESGGLSAIQSAEDWKAKAPEYRRQLAEMLGLDPMPEKTELKAVKTGELKGEGFVVEKMHFQSMPGLYVTANLYLSAKVEKPLPTILYVCGHANVMENGISLGNKTGYEHHGVWFAKHGYACLIIDTVQLGEIRGEHHGTYSKGRWWWYSRGYTPAGLEAWSCIRALDYLETRPEVDKTRFGVTGRSGGGAYSWWITALDERIKASAPTAGVTDLQNQVIDGCVEGHCDCMFFVNTYRWDFSRLVALAAPRALLVVNTDKDTIFPIDGVFRIFSDVRRVYELLGAEAKLGLQVGEGPHKDYQTINMGAFHWFERHLKGADPMQILDGAPKSLTKADLRVLTEIPKDEKNTTADEIFVPMAKTPDMPTNEADFTKLSDGWKKALSEKVFGGWPKEIASVNPQKEGSVERDGIRMSVFDFESQSPYRLRIYLTHREGLRLEDLELVALNVLDEEGWESFTRTYNSRFAKMIETFPGTPVDEKAFESEKKMFDTFKWGMAYVCPRGVGATAWTGSEKAQTQRLRRFYLLGQTVDGMRSWDIRRAIQSLRALGGLSETKLWVQAHRDMAVDALYASLFEENITRLDLHDLPVTHQGSVKDSQSAAPRDAERAEVSGPASGGGPGGAEEQSRHLRER
- a CDS encoding type IIA DNA topoisomerase subunit B, with protein sequence MAAPAPAHNYTEDSIKSLDWREHIRLRPGMYIGKLGDGSLPEDGIYVLLKEVIDNCIDEHVMGFGNTIDIEIAEDQLVTVRDYGRGIPLGKLLECAAQINTGAKYDSEAFKRSVGLNGVGIKAVNALSEFFEIQAVRENQTRSIEFSQGLVQYDMGKPKPCTEPNGTRISFRADAETFAEDTHYRVDFVREMLRFYAWLNPGLTLVLRTHAGEEKFKSKDGLMDLIRTKLTEQPQYPIIHIAGKDVEIAFTHGTGYGEEYYSFVNGQNTTQGGTHIAAFREAIVQECREFFKKQFEPADVRGSIVAAISVKVQEPVFESQTKTKLGSTHMEPNGRNLRTHILNTVVTQLDNFLHKHADVAKALQEKINANEKERKEISGIQKAARENARKAKVCNKKLRDCRVHFDTKDKRRDDSTLFITEGDSASGSITKSRDVETQGVFSLRGKPLNCYGLTRKVVYENEEFYLLANALQIEEDLEELRYNRIVLATDADVDGMHIRLLMITFFLQFFPELVRKGHLYILQTPLFRVRNKKDTFYCYSDEERQRAIHLCGKNAEITRFKGLGEISPDEFKHFIGPHMRLEPVTIRDHALDEQGNPIPSEHKTVKEMLTFYMGKNTPERQVYIVDNLRIEKDLEFNDKGELQATEFKLAA